A single window of Terriglobia bacterium DNA harbors:
- the ftsE gene encoding cell division ATP-binding protein FtsE — MIRAYHLVKRYPHRVTALQDVTFEVGRGEFVFVTGPSGAGKTTLLRMLLRQELPDEGQILVAGRNVGALPASKVPELRRFIGVVFQDFKLIRRKTALENVAYVLNVAGLPAAEQRRRAYLALKGVGLQHRIGVHPEALSGGEQQRVAIARAVVNEPELLLADEPTGNLDPDLSVEIMRLFREINARGTTVVVATHDRDMVRRMQRRTIVLDHGRVAGTGASA, encoded by the coding sequence ATGATCCGCGCTTACCACCTGGTCAAGCGCTACCCGCACCGGGTGACCGCCCTCCAGGACGTCACGTTCGAGGTGGGGCGGGGTGAGTTCGTGTTCGTCACCGGCCCCTCCGGGGCGGGGAAGACGACGCTTCTCAGGATGCTGCTGAGGCAGGAGCTGCCCGACGAAGGGCAGATCCTCGTGGCCGGGAGGAACGTCGGCGCGCTCCCGGCGTCGAAGGTCCCCGAGCTGCGGCGCTTCATCGGCGTCGTATTCCAGGACTTCAAGCTGATCCGCCGGAAGACCGCGCTCGAGAACGTGGCGTACGTGCTCAACGTCGCGGGCCTCCCGGCCGCCGAGCAGCGCCGGCGCGCCTATCTCGCGCTCAAGGGGGTCGGTCTCCAGCATCGAATCGGCGTGCATCCCGAGGCGCTGTCCGGCGGCGAGCAGCAGCGGGTCGCCATCGCGCGGGCGGTGGTCAACGAGCCGGAACTGCTCCTCGCGGACGAGCCCACGGGGAACCTCGACCCGGACCTGTCGGTCGAGATCATGAGGCTCTTCCGCGAGATCAACGCCCGGGGGACCACCGTGGTCGTCGCCACTCACGATCGCGACATGGTCCGGAGGATGCAGCGGCGCACGATCGTCCTCGACCACGGGCGCGTCGCGGGTACGGGAGCCTCCGCGTGA
- a CDS encoding permease-like cell division protein FtsX, with protein sequence MSRAFARLRYYVSDAADEWRHSPGVNLLAIVTLAAVLSLAGAALLVVHNVGARLDGWRTDVKVRVYLRDDAGDEARKAIASRLSATPGVSAVRLVTKDEALVRFRESFGELSDVPSALGTNPLPASIEAFVAPGPGAAAAARRAVAATSGLAGVEEVRFDLDWLDRLDGILRMARFTGACAAVAVLAAVILVIASVMRLAVYARREEIEIMLLVGAPPSLVRGPFLVSGFVQGLAASSMALFLVESARRAAVASAGPRPGVVLDILAGRPLPAGAVALVAGVGVLVGLLSAGFAVRGRSRFEA encoded by the coding sequence GTGAGCCGCGCCTTCGCCCGGCTCCGCTACTACGTCTCCGACGCGGCGGACGAATGGCGCCACAGCCCGGGGGTCAACCTGCTCGCCATCGTGACCCTCGCGGCCGTCCTGTCCCTCGCGGGCGCCGCACTGCTCGTGGTCCACAACGTCGGCGCGCGGCTCGACGGGTGGCGGACCGACGTAAAGGTCCGGGTCTACCTCCGCGACGACGCCGGCGACGAGGCGCGCAAGGCGATCGCGAGCCGACTCTCCGCCACGCCGGGCGTCTCGGCGGTGCGCCTCGTCACCAAGGACGAGGCGCTCGTCAGGTTTCGTGAGTCGTTCGGAGAGCTGTCCGACGTGCCCTCGGCCCTCGGGACGAACCCTCTGCCCGCCTCGATCGAGGCGTTCGTCGCCCCCGGGCCGGGCGCGGCCGCCGCGGCGCGCCGGGCGGTCGCAGCGACATCGGGCCTCGCGGGAGTCGAGGAGGTTCGGTTCGACCTGGATTGGCTCGACCGGCTCGATGGCATCCTCAGGATGGCGCGCTTCACCGGAGCGTGCGCGGCGGTGGCGGTTCTCGCCGCGGTGATTCTCGTGATCGCCAGCGTGATGCGGCTCGCGGTCTACGCCCGCCGCGAAGAGATCGAGATCATGCTCCTGGTCGGCGCGCCGCCGAGCCTGGTGCGCGGGCCGTTCCTCGTGTCCGGCTTCGTCCAGGGGCTCGCCGCGTCCTCCATGGCACTCTTCCTCGTCGAGAGCGCTCGGCGCGCCGCCGTCGCGTCGGCGGGACCGCGGCCCGGAGTCGTCCTGGACATTCTCGCGGGCCGCCCCCTGCCCGCAGGGGCCGTCGCGCTGGTCGCCGGCGTGGGCGTGCTGGTCGGTCTGCTCAGCGCTGGGTTTGCCGTTCGCGGCCGCTCCCGATTCGAGGCGTGA
- a CDS encoding tetratricopeptide repeat protein — MRRRFRPTLLLLLLAACVPARAFATEADIGEILRFAAEVAQKGDWREARYRWEQAAKIEPDNPHVLNNLAVAHEVLGDGDEAKRLYERAITLGGGDSRIEDNATRAALFRRTAKGPDAGKDGGAQSPVQDAQPRRSRRGGIRVPVKLPLPARLDLSGEKSLLVAGFLSNETDLLDTGREIVRFLRAEFHKHTALKVRDVTPPPAVPEQTVEDLVANSEFWKHLGREYEADLVLSGVVRYGRRDASGFGDVDSVSPVTGQKVRQTQFIEQEQFTFEIEVFFFDGATGSLLFRDRFQRSAIYKGLANDPITAFYELSETIAGDVLAVVSARTREDVRVIFKS, encoded by the coding sequence GTGCGCCGCCGGTTTCGTCCGACGCTCCTCCTCCTGCTCCTCGCGGCGTGCGTACCGGCTCGCGCGTTCGCGACCGAAGCGGACATCGGCGAGATCCTCCGGTTCGCAGCCGAGGTCGCGCAGAAGGGCGACTGGCGCGAGGCCCGCTACCGGTGGGAACAGGCGGCCAAGATCGAGCCCGACAACCCCCACGTCCTGAACAACCTCGCGGTCGCGCACGAGGTCCTCGGCGACGGGGACGAGGCGAAGCGGCTCTACGAACGGGCGATCACGCTCGGCGGCGGCGACTCGCGGATCGAAGACAACGCCACGCGCGCCGCGTTGTTCCGACGCACCGCCAAGGGCCCGGACGCCGGCAAAGATGGCGGGGCCCAGTCGCCCGTCCAGGACGCCCAGCCCCGTCGCAGCCGCCGCGGGGGGATTCGCGTGCCGGTGAAGCTGCCGCTCCCCGCCCGGCTCGATCTTTCCGGGGAGAAGAGCCTCTTGGTGGCGGGATTCCTCAGCAATGAAACGGACCTCCTGGACACGGGACGGGAGATCGTTCGTTTCCTGCGCGCCGAGTTCCACAAGCATACCGCGCTCAAGGTCCGCGACGTCACGCCGCCTCCGGCGGTGCCGGAGCAGACGGTCGAGGACCTGGTGGCGAACTCCGAGTTCTGGAAGCACCTCGGACGGGAATACGAGGCCGACCTGGTGCTCTCGGGCGTGGTGCGGTACGGGCGGCGCGACGCCTCGGGGTTCGGCGACGTCGACTCGGTCAGCCCGGTGACCGGCCAGAAGGTGCGCCAGACCCAGTTCATCGAGCAGGAGCAGTTCACCTTCGAGATCGAGGTCTTCTTCTTCGACGGCGCGACGGGCAGCCTCCTGTTCCGCGACCGTTTCCAGAGGAGCGCCATCTACAAGGGGCTGGCGAACGACCCGATCACGGCTTTCTACGAGCTCAGCGAGACGATCGCCGGCGATGTGCTCGCCGTGGTCTCGGCCAGGACGCGGGAAGACGTCCGGGTGATCTTCAAGAGCTAG